The following proteins come from a genomic window of Flavobacteriaceae bacterium MAR_2010_188:
- a CDS encoding methylmalonyl-CoA epimerase, producing the protein MNKIEHIGIAVKDLEASNDIYESLFGEGPYKIEEVKSEAVTTSFFKSGPNKIELLQATNEESPIAKFINSRGEGIHHIAFAVDNIEEEMARLKNLGFNVLSERPKIGADNKLVAFIHPKSTNGVLIELCQEIKST; encoded by the coding sequence ATGAATAAAATTGAACACATTGGTATAGCAGTCAAGGATTTAGAAGCTTCAAATGATATTTATGAAAGTCTGTTTGGAGAGGGACCTTATAAAATTGAAGAGGTTAAAAGTGAAGCAGTAACCACTTCTTTCTTTAAAAGTGGTCCGAATAAAATTGAACTTCTTCAAGCTACAAATGAAGAAAGCCCCATTGCAAAATTTATAAACAGCAGGGGAGAAGGCATTCATCACATCGCCTTTGCGGTAGATAATATTGAAGAGGAAATGGCCAGACTAAAAAATTTAGGTTTCAATGTCCTCTCCGAACGTCCTAAAATCGGAGCAGATAATAAGCTAGTTGCCTTTATTCACCCTAAGTCTACCAATGGGGTATTGATAGAACTTTGCCAAGAAATAAAATCAACTTAA
- a CDS encoding lipoprotein-releasing system permease protein, whose product MNVALYIAKRYLFSKSSNNAINIMTFISAAGIIIAAAALFIVLSGFAGLKDFSLEFSSYVDPDLKVSPLKGKSFQLQKSKLAEIAKIDGIEAFTQMIEERVILEVDNKRQIVTLRGVDSNYTKVTNIDSMIFYGSWLMPKTNQLVAGRGVANNLSFGVLDFTKQLVVYVPKPGKGQITSVRGAFRSISAVNIGVFSVNEDLDQDVIYADISTAKYLMDYDENTVSSIEFKLKDSANEEQVRTQLLEVFDENIQVKNRAELNDSLYKMLNTENMAVYLIFTLVIIIALFNVIGALIMMILDKKESLNTLFNLGTTTQQIRKIFFLQGSLMTVLGGIIGTFLGLLLVFLQQQFAMVMITPSLPYPVTITLFNLIIVLVTIFVLGILASKVASARITKNLVSS is encoded by the coding sequence TTGAACGTAGCGCTATACATAGCCAAACGTTATCTGTTCTCTAAAAGCAGCAACAACGCGATAAACATTATGACGTTTATCTCTGCTGCTGGAATCATCATTGCAGCTGCGGCTCTGTTCATTGTGCTTTCAGGATTTGCTGGACTCAAGGATTTTAGTCTTGAATTTTCTTCGTATGTGGATCCAGATTTAAAAGTTTCTCCTTTAAAGGGGAAATCATTTCAACTTCAGAAATCGAAGTTGGCTGAAATCGCCAAAATCGATGGGATTGAAGCCTTTACCCAAATGATTGAAGAACGCGTTATCTTAGAAGTAGACAACAAAAGACAAATTGTTACGCTACGAGGCGTGGATTCTAATTACACCAAAGTCACCAACATAGATTCAATGATATTTTACGGTTCTTGGTTAATGCCCAAGACAAACCAATTGGTTGCCGGTAGAGGCGTTGCCAACAATCTGTCATTTGGAGTGTTAGACTTTACCAAGCAATTGGTGGTCTACGTTCCAAAACCTGGGAAAGGCCAAATTACCTCGGTTAGGGGAGCTTTTAGGAGTATTTCCGCTGTAAATATTGGGGTGTTTTCGGTGAATGAAGATTTAGATCAAGATGTCATTTACGCTGATATTTCTACCGCCAAATATTTGATGGATTATGATGAAAACACTGTTTCTTCAATAGAATTTAAGCTGAAGGATTCCGCAAATGAAGAGCAAGTTCGTACACAGCTCTTGGAAGTTTTTGATGAAAACATTCAAGTAAAAAACAGAGCCGAGCTCAACGATTCGCTCTACAAAATGTTAAACACCGAGAACATGGCGGTCTATCTCATATTCACCCTGGTAATAATCATTGCGCTATTTAATGTGATCGGAGCTTTAATCATGATGATTTTAGATAAAAAAGAATCATTAAATACCTTGTTCAATCTAGGAACAACCACCCAACAGATAAGGAAAATATTCTTTCTTCAAGGAAGTTTAATGACCGTTTTAGGTGGAATAATTGGAACTTTTCTGGGATTATTGCTGGTATTTCTTCAACAGCAATTTGCAATGGTAATGATTACTCCATCCCTGCCCTATCCGGTTACTATCACGCTTTTCAACTTAATAATTGTATTGGTGACTATTTTTGTATTAGGGATTTTAGCGTCGAAAGTAGCTTCTGCGAGAATTACTAAAAATCTGGTTAGTAGTTAG
- a CDS encoding ribosome-binding factor A, which produces METNRQKKISGIIQEDVVDVLQGAASRGGMQGVLISVSKVSVTTDLSIAKVYLSIFPNDKAKELYKGITSNTKTIRHELAQRTRHQLRRMPVLEFYIDDSLEYIDRIEKSLKGENDPIENPDLLEKRKKS; this is translated from the coding sequence ATGGAAACGAATAGACAGAAAAAAATAAGCGGTATCATACAAGAAGATGTAGTAGATGTTCTGCAAGGAGCTGCCTCTCGCGGAGGTATGCAAGGTGTTTTAATTTCCGTTAGCAAAGTCAGCGTTACCACAGATTTATCCATCGCAAAAGTTTATCTGAGTATTTTCCCGAACGATAAGGCAAAGGAACTTTATAAAGGAATTACCTCGAATACTAAAACAATTCGGCACGAACTTGCACAACGGACCAGGCATCAATTAAGAAGAATGCCGGTGCTAGAATTTTACATCGACGACTCTTTAGAATATATAGACAGGATTGAAAAATCGCTAAAGGGCGAAAACGACCCAATTGAAAACCCCGACCTTTTAGAAAAACGTAAAAAATCGTAA
- a CDS encoding tRNA-U20-dihydrouridine synthase: MVKIGDIELNDFPLLLAPMEDVSDPPFRALCKEQGADVVYTEFISSEGLIRDAAKSMMKLDIYEKERPVGIQIFGANMESMLQTIDIVEKSNPDIIDINFGCPVKKVVSKGAGAGILKDICLMEQLTAEMVKRTNIPVTVKTRLGWDHDSIKIVDVAERLQDVGCKAIAIHGRTRAQMYKGSADWRPIAQVKNNPRMHIPVFGNGDVDTPEKAVEMRDEYGLDGAMIGRATIGNPWFFKQVKHFFKTGEHLAAIGIEDRVDAARRHLQMAIDWKGEQLGVFETRRHYTNYFKGIPDFKPYRMKMVTSDESKDVFEAFDEVLEQFAGYEFVVV; the protein is encoded by the coding sequence TTGGTTAAAATTGGCGACATAGAACTTAATGATTTTCCACTGTTACTAGCTCCTATGGAGGACGTTAGCGACCCGCCTTTTCGCGCATTATGCAAAGAACAGGGGGCAGATGTGGTGTACACTGAATTTATTTCTAGTGAAGGCCTTATAAGGGATGCTGCCAAAAGCATGATGAAGTTAGATATCTACGAAAAGGAGCGGCCGGTTGGTATTCAGATTTTTGGGGCAAATATGGAGAGCATGCTTCAAACAATTGATATTGTTGAAAAATCCAATCCAGATATTATCGATATTAATTTTGGATGTCCTGTAAAAAAAGTAGTTAGCAAGGGTGCGGGAGCGGGAATATTAAAGGATATCTGTTTAATGGAGCAGCTAACCGCCGAAATGGTGAAGCGAACTAATATTCCGGTTACCGTTAAAACTAGGCTGGGTTGGGATCACGATTCCATTAAGATTGTTGATGTTGCAGAACGACTACAAGATGTTGGATGCAAGGCAATCGCCATCCACGGTAGAACCAGAGCTCAGATGTATAAAGGCTCTGCCGACTGGAGGCCAATTGCTCAGGTTAAAAACAATCCACGGATGCACATACCCGTGTTTGGCAATGGCGATGTTGATACCCCTGAAAAAGCGGTTGAGATGAGAGATGAATATGGTCTTGATGGCGCAATGATAGGTCGCGCAACCATTGGCAATCCATGGTTTTTTAAACAAGTGAAGCATTTTTTCAAAACAGGAGAACATCTTGCTGCCATTGGAATTGAAGATAGGGTTGATGCCGCTAGACGACACCTTCAAATGGCAATCGATTGGAAAGGTGAACAGCTCGGTGTTTTTGAAACCCGTAGACATTACACCAATTATTTTAAAGGTATTCCAGATTTTAAACCATATAGAATGAAGATGGTCACCAGCGATGAGTCCAAAGATGTTTTTGAAGCCTTTGATGAGGTCTTAGAACAGTTTGCTGGTTATGAATTTGTAGTGGTCTAG